The following proteins are co-located in the Acidicapsa acidisoli genome:
- a CDS encoding phage tail protein — protein sequence MADPFVAEIRIFPFNFAPRGWAFCNGQLLSLSQNTALFSLLGTTYGGDGRSNFALPNLQGSAPMHPGQGPGLSLHDLGESGGSNSVTILSSEMPAHSHSINCVDGARVGGQTGQPGNAILVKTGGTPANAYTSGVSQNQTMATNMVAIVGGSQPHNNMMPYLTLNFCIALQGVFPPRS from the coding sequence ATGGCCGATCCGTTTGTAGCAGAAATAAGGATATTTCCGTTCAATTTCGCGCCAAGAGGGTGGGCCTTTTGCAATGGCCAACTGTTATCCCTCTCCCAAAATACGGCGCTCTTCTCCCTGCTGGGCACCACCTACGGCGGGGACGGGAGAAGCAACTTTGCTCTTCCCAATCTTCAGGGGAGCGCTCCGATGCATCCGGGCCAGGGTCCGGGTCTGTCTCTGCACGATCTCGGCGAATCGGGCGGCTCGAATAGTGTCACGATACTCAGCTCCGAGATGCCCGCTCACTCTCATAGCATTAACTGTGTAGACGGCGCCAGGGTTGGAGGACAGACCGGCCAGCCGGGCAATGCAATTCTTGTTAAGACTGGGGGAACCCCGGCGAATGCCTACACCAGCGGCGTTTCGCAGAATCAAACCATGGCCACGAATATGGTCGCGATCGTGGGAGGCAGTCAGCCGCACAACAACATGATGCCGTATCTCACGTTAAACTTCTGCATTGCCTTGCAGGGTGTATTTCCGCCTCGCAGTTAG
- a CDS encoding phage tail protein has protein sequence MGTPFISEIKIFSFGFAPKGWALCNGQLLPINQNQAIFSLLGTTYGGDGRTNFGLPNLQGRTPLHMGNGQTLGQMAGEQNHTLSIAEIPAHTHPWGATNVAANAASPTSNLLGGAPEYNNSGSSLVGMYPGALATVGGSQPHQNMQPYLTLNFCISLTGIFPSQN, from the coding sequence ATGGGTACTCCATTCATATCCGAGATCAAAATCTTCAGTTTCGGTTTTGCACCCAAAGGCTGGGCGCTGTGTAATGGGCAACTGCTGCCCATCAATCAGAACCAGGCCATCTTCTCGCTGCTCGGAACCACGTACGGCGGAGATGGAAGGACGAACTTCGGATTGCCCAATTTGCAGGGCCGTACTCCTCTACACATGGGCAACGGGCAGACTTTGGGGCAGATGGCGGGAGAGCAGAATCACACGCTCTCCATTGCCGAGATCCCCGCGCATACCCACCCCTGGGGCGCCACGAACGTCGCTGCGAACGCTGCAAGTCCGACCTCGAATCTGTTGGGTGGCGCGCCGGAATATAACAACTCCGGGAGTAGTCTCGTGGGTATGTACCCAGGCGCATTAGCGACCGTCGGGGGAAGCCAGCCGCACCAGAATATGCAGCCCTATCTCACGCTGAACTTCTGCATCTCTTTAACGGGAATATTCCCCTCTCAGAATTAA
- a CDS encoding nucleotidyltransferase domain-containing protein has product MAAFRTPVTATQTCSAISLRQCADDPSPETALLITCLRGLPYLVPEDVDWKVLLDLARENGVLLLVHQSMFAMGADMPGFFRIAARECQAFAEWLAEELKELLQDFRDLRIEVLPLKGPSLALTLYGDVALRASNDLDLLVRRDDFPRCETLLLGRGFIGLGPAGEHDRRFIRDELLVELHFELASPRDFPFDIDHIWSRSRPHDFRGQPVRAMSDADLVLYLCSHGLKHGFSRLIWIMDVARALRGWQPDAYEEMVQQARREGLQPYLLIGCEVVRAMFPQLLPEALDIATSASPKAVALARAAAWRLFSENRQVVINDYRGLYLQAEPHVLRRWRYRFRYLMPTYSDYQWARRHRVQSGLMVVVRPFRLLHKYGFRKALRIAFPRS; this is encoded by the coding sequence ATGGCAGCATTCAGAACTCCCGTAACAGCGACTCAGACATGTTCAGCAATCTCGCTTCGGCAATGCGCCGATGATCCTTCACCCGAGACCGCTCTGCTGATAACCTGTCTGCGCGGGTTGCCATACCTTGTTCCGGAAGATGTGGATTGGAAAGTCCTGCTTGATCTCGCCAGAGAAAATGGCGTCCTTCTCCTCGTCCATCAGTCGATGTTTGCGATGGGTGCGGATATGCCAGGCTTTTTCCGGATTGCCGCTCGTGAGTGCCAAGCCTTCGCAGAATGGCTCGCAGAGGAACTGAAAGAATTACTACAAGACTTTCGGGATCTGCGCATAGAGGTCCTTCCGTTGAAGGGGCCTTCGCTGGCATTGACCCTCTATGGAGATGTAGCGCTGCGAGCGTCCAACGACCTGGATCTGCTTGTGCGCCGCGATGATTTTCCTCGTTGCGAAACGTTGCTCTTGGGCAGAGGATTTATCGGATTGGGACCGGCTGGCGAGCATGACCGCAGATTTATCCGAGACGAACTTCTGGTAGAACTGCATTTCGAACTGGCTTCTCCTCGGGACTTTCCCTTCGATATTGATCACATCTGGAGCCGTTCTCGTCCCCATGATTTTCGCGGACAGCCGGTTCGTGCCATGTCCGATGCCGATTTGGTTCTGTATCTCTGTTCCCACGGCCTGAAGCATGGTTTTTCGAGACTTATCTGGATCATGGACGTTGCGCGGGCATTGCGTGGTTGGCAGCCTGACGCCTATGAGGAAATGGTGCAGCAAGCTCGACGAGAGGGTCTGCAGCCATATCTGCTCATCGGTTGCGAGGTTGTGCGCGCAATGTTTCCTCAACTATTGCCGGAAGCGCTGGATATCGCGACCTCCGCATCACCCAAAGCCGTTGCGCTCGCTCGCGCCGCTGCCTGGAGGCTCTTTTCAGAGAACCGACAGGTTGTCATCAACGATTATCGTGGCCTGTATCTGCAGGCGGAGCCCCATGTCCTCAGACGATGGCGATATAGATTCAGATACTTGATGCCGACATATTCGGACTATCAATGGGCGCGTCGCCATCGGGTTCAATCCGGGCTCATGGTTGTCGTCAGGCCCTTTCGCCTGCTCCATAAGTATGGCTTCCGGAAGGCATTGCGAATTGCCTTTCCCAGGAGTTAA
- a CDS encoding GNAT family N-acetyltransferase produces MPTLAVRPALVQDEIFLYDLYAAVRGPEFALAPISATLKEQLIRTQFRAQMAAYTHMYPNSCCHVVLLDSELAGRLWVAPGDGELKLVDIAIHPRLQGKGIGTVVVQRVQQEAVQARLPIRSCVFRFNPGSLRFHQRLGFSIVREDQTHFYMEWRPVPLL; encoded by the coding sequence ATGCCTACTCTCGCGGTTCGCCCTGCGCTTGTGCAGGACGAGATATTTCTGTACGACCTATATGCGGCGGTACGCGGGCCGGAGTTTGCGCTTGCGCCGATCTCGGCAACGTTAAAGGAACAACTCATTCGGACGCAGTTTCGGGCGCAGATGGCGGCGTACACGCACATGTACCCTAACTCCTGTTGCCATGTGGTGTTGCTCGACAGTGAGCTGGCAGGCCGGTTGTGGGTAGCGCCGGGCGACGGTGAATTAAAGCTGGTGGATATCGCCATTCACCCCAGGCTTCAGGGGAAGGGAATCGGAACTGTTGTGGTTCAGCGGGTACAACAGGAAGCCGTGCAGGCCAGGCTACCGATTCGCTCATGCGTCTTCCGCTTTAATCCTGGCTCCCTGCGTTTCCACCAGCGTCTGGGCTTCAGCATCGTACGCGAGGATCAGACACATTTCTACATGGAATGGCGGCCCGTTCCATTGCTGTAG
- a CDS encoding carboxypeptidase regulatory-like domain-containing protein, translating into MRPIPPLQERIRTRLSIRVALIAFATICLLLFAPRTASAQANAGITGTVTDTSGAVVANATVTITNEATSVASHTVTSSAGTYTVLGLNPGQYTVEVEAKGFKKAVQKGVNVEVSTTGTIDITVAAGAVDETMEVTAEQIALNTTQPQLGSTIEPVVVEALPVEVAGRGRQIDSLQFMAPGTTGSTFSHRVSGGVDFEQEILYNGIPAPQPETEGYTTNFNPPFEMVQEFRVERSTFSAQFGLGQGALTYQMASGTNRYHGDLFEINRNSFFDSVGFFNGPAWGGSSTPPTDHENNYGFTIGGPVRIPHIYNGRDKTFFHYSQEWYKQNNENTAVSTVPTALEKTGDFSDYVNGSTGALIPIYDPLTGQQFEYNGKLNVIPPGRISANSALLIPYIPNPDRPGSGIGGLDSNKSFAPFVNPHIQHVWGFTIDQNLSQTQSIHYSQWRNSFSNYTFDYNPLVVAPNPLNSMKYEPALGSGFLLTYNKVWSPNLAMTAGIGWIGEINDQFNQTKFNFPAVADGSIPANITFDGNHAPTTWGTQGSWGGSTNRKVGIAIVNNWLWTKGRHTFNIGGEFRRTYQDDNEQQTQGGRFQFSQRSTSVPNPSDPNFGNYGSAFASFLLGLPDSANRSNSQELRLRNVDLSPYVQDDIKLTPRLTLNLGLRWDMQVPFTENNNLIVFFNPNGTDPAANNIPGAASKFGSGCDGCAGFNRANIHWGHLGPRFGFAYKLNDKTVLQAGFSIAFLDGGAYEYGTSKIAVNDSNLLVGSFQRNSTGTNTSAYGGTWDAIPMPNPGATPFSTGLGGGQQIEAFSVNDGYAPYSQQWNVNVQRELPYNMFVTAAWVGNRVIHLPSQLNSPDQLDPKYLALGSQLGLTFNNGAAQAAGFQMPYDNFVNDFGGSATVAQSLVPYPQYSKIFNNLEGSGTTYYQSAQIEVEKRFTNGLSFLAGYTLSHQMDNTSSGFSSFANGGINKYNQKPEWAVSSADEPQTLKVSGTYELPIGPKKKIFNNHGVTGQVLGGWQVSWFLDYEAGTAFGASENGVPFPNGFDRPNRVPGVSLGTASYSRVRDYFTGKTPTAQMFNPAAFATTASQYVLGNAQRNYGGLRNAPLYVENANAIKRFYMGERFEANLKVDYFNVLNRTQFNGPDGNASDGTFGQVINQGTPGNFPANRQGQVSLTVKF; encoded by the coding sequence GTGAGACCAATACCCCCGCTCCAGGAGCGCATAAGGACACGTCTGTCGATTCGAGTTGCCCTGATCGCATTCGCTACTATTTGTCTTCTGCTGTTCGCACCCAGAACTGCTTCTGCCCAGGCTAACGCCGGTATTACGGGCACTGTAACCGACACGAGCGGAGCCGTCGTGGCCAACGCGACGGTCACGATAACCAATGAGGCTACGTCCGTAGCAAGCCATACGGTTACCAGCAGCGCGGGAACCTATACCGTTCTTGGTTTGAATCCCGGCCAATATACAGTCGAAGTTGAAGCCAAGGGCTTCAAGAAGGCAGTGCAGAAGGGTGTCAACGTAGAAGTCAGCACCACGGGCACAATCGACATTACCGTCGCTGCCGGAGCTGTTGACGAAACAATGGAAGTGACTGCCGAGCAGATCGCGCTGAACACGACTCAGCCACAGCTTGGAAGCACGATTGAGCCGGTTGTCGTCGAAGCGCTGCCGGTTGAAGTCGCCGGTCGCGGCCGACAGATCGACAGTTTGCAGTTTATGGCGCCGGGCACAACCGGTAGCACGTTCTCGCACCGCGTGAGCGGCGGCGTCGACTTTGAACAGGAGATTCTCTATAACGGCATTCCTGCTCCGCAACCCGAAACCGAGGGATACACGACGAACTTCAATCCTCCTTTCGAAATGGTGCAGGAGTTTCGCGTTGAGCGCTCCACCTTTTCTGCCCAGTTTGGATTGGGCCAGGGCGCACTGACCTATCAGATGGCATCCGGCACCAACCGGTATCACGGCGATCTCTTTGAAATCAACCGCAATAGCTTCTTTGATTCGGTTGGCTTCTTTAATGGCCCGGCATGGGGAGGTTCGAGTACGCCACCCACCGATCACGAAAATAACTACGGCTTCACCATCGGAGGGCCGGTCCGTATCCCGCACATTTACAACGGCCGCGACAAGACTTTCTTTCACTACAGCCAGGAGTGGTACAAGCAGAACAACGAAAATACGGCTGTTTCAACTGTGCCGACCGCGCTCGAAAAGACCGGAGACTTCAGCGACTACGTGAATGGTAGCACTGGAGCGCTGATTCCCATCTATGATCCACTTACCGGCCAGCAGTTTGAATACAACGGAAAACTCAACGTCATTCCTCCGGGGCGAATCAGCGCAAATTCGGCTCTGCTCATCCCATATATTCCGAATCCCGATCGTCCGGGAAGCGGCATCGGCGGATTGGATAGCAACAAGAGTTTTGCGCCATTCGTGAATCCACACATTCAGCACGTTTGGGGCTTTACGATCGACCAAAACCTGTCTCAGACTCAGAGCATTCACTACAGCCAATGGCGTAACAGTTTCAGCAACTATACCTTCGACTACAATCCATTGGTTGTTGCGCCGAACCCGCTCAACAGCATGAAGTATGAGCCTGCCCTCGGAAGCGGATTTCTCTTGACCTACAACAAGGTGTGGTCACCGAACCTGGCGATGACCGCTGGAATTGGTTGGATTGGCGAGATCAATGACCAGTTCAACCAGACGAAATTCAACTTTCCGGCTGTAGCGGATGGCTCGATTCCAGCCAACATCACGTTCGACGGCAATCACGCTCCCACCACATGGGGCACCCAGGGCTCGTGGGGTGGTTCCACCAATCGAAAAGTGGGCATCGCCATCGTGAATAACTGGCTGTGGACCAAGGGACGTCATACGTTCAATATTGGTGGTGAGTTCCGTCGCACTTATCAGGATGACAACGAACAACAGACCCAGGGAGGACGCTTCCAATTCAGCCAGCGATCTACCTCGGTGCCTAATCCGAGCGATCCCAACTTCGGTAACTACGGAAGCGCGTTCGCCAGCTTCCTGCTTGGCCTTCCTGACTCGGCAAACAGAAGCAACTCCCAGGAGTTGCGACTGCGCAACGTGGATCTCTCGCCATACGTTCAGGACGACATCAAGCTCACGCCAAGGTTGACCCTGAACCTCGGACTTCGTTGGGACATGCAGGTACCGTTCACCGAAAACAACAACCTGATCGTCTTCTTCAATCCCAATGGAACAGACCCCGCTGCGAATAACATCCCCGGAGCCGCAAGTAAATTTGGCAGCGGTTGCGACGGTTGTGCAGGCTTCAATCGCGCCAATATCCATTGGGGACATCTGGGTCCACGTTTCGGCTTTGCCTACAAGCTGAATGATAAAACCGTTCTTCAGGCAGGCTTTTCGATCGCCTTCCTCGACGGTGGCGCTTACGAGTATGGAACGAGCAAGATTGCTGTCAACGATAGCAATCTCCTTGTAGGCTCCTTCCAACGCAACAGCACGGGCACCAACACCTCTGCTTACGGCGGTACCTGGGACGCAATCCCAATGCCAAATCCTGGGGCCACCCCATTCAGCACCGGGTTGGGCGGCGGACAACAGATTGAAGCATTCAGTGTCAATGACGGATACGCTCCGTACAGTCAACAGTGGAACGTCAATGTCCAGCGTGAGCTGCCGTATAACATGTTCGTGACGGCGGCCTGGGTTGGCAATCGCGTAATCCATCTGCCTAGCCAGTTGAATAGCCCGGACCAGCTCGATCCTAAGTATCTGGCTCTCGGTTCTCAACTGGGATTGACATTCAACAACGGTGCAGCGCAGGCGGCGGGCTTCCAAATGCCGTATGACAACTTCGTCAACGATTTTGGCGGGTCGGCTACGGTAGCCCAGTCGCTCGTACCCTATCCACAGTATTCCAAGATCTTCAACAATCTCGAAGGCTCCGGTACCACCTATTACCAGAGTGCCCAAATTGAAGTTGAGAAACGATTCACGAATGGCCTATCGTTCCTCGCCGGCTACACGCTTTCCCACCAGATGGACAACACGAGCAGCGGCTTCTCTAGCTTTGCTAACGGTGGCATCAATAAGTACAACCAGAAGCCGGAATGGGCAGTCTCAAGCGCTGATGAGCCACAGACTCTGAAGGTGAGCGGAACCTATGAACTGCCGATCGGTCCCAAGAAGAAAATCTTCAACAACCATGGGGTCACCGGTCAGGTGCTCGGCGGATGGCAAGTGAGCTGGTTCCTGGACTATGAGGCTGGAACAGCATTTGGAGCCAGCGAGAACGGCGTCCCCTTCCCAAATGGCTTTGATCGTCCCAACCGGGTCCCCGGAGTCAGTCTCGGAACAGCATCCTATAGCCGAGTACGCGATTACTTCACCGGCAAAACTCCAACGGCCCAGATGTTCAACCCCGCAGCATTTGCGACGACAGCATCCCAGTATGTTCTCGGCAACGCACAAAGGAATTACGGAGGGCTCAGAAACGCACCCCTGTACGTCGAAAACGCGAATGCAATAAAGCGCTTCTACATGGGAGAGCGATTTGAGGCTAACCTCAAGGTGGATTACTTCAACGTACTCAATCGAACCCAATTCAATGGTCCCGATGGCAACGCAAGCGACGGCACGTTTGGTCAGGTCATCAATCAAGGAACTCCAGGTAATTTTCCTGCGAACCGTCAAGGACAGGTTAGTTTGACGGTTAAATTCTAA
- a CDS encoding tetratricopeptide repeat protein: MLKIRKRGIYDEAVSSFQHVFIRYPRHVEAESNLGLCWRELNRLDEAKAAFQSAIDWQSSAPSDSQPYLNLGAILVDQDNFEATVPLLSKAVGLSPCNPKIHEELGIAYEGQNSLPEAQVELERVVPMAPKISGLHFKLANLYRKEGLRDLAKQEFQICARLNSTHSSTETPDPFIPSPAGPH; the protein is encoded by the coding sequence ATGCTAAAGATCAGGAAGCGTGGTATCTATGATGAAGCGGTGTCAAGCTTCCAGCACGTGTTCATTCGCTATCCCAGGCACGTTGAAGCAGAAAGCAATCTCGGATTATGCTGGCGCGAGTTGAATCGACTGGATGAGGCGAAAGCGGCGTTTCAAAGCGCGATCGATTGGCAGAGCAGTGCTCCCTCCGATTCACAACCTTACCTGAATCTTGGCGCCATACTGGTCGATCAGGACAATTTTGAGGCCACCGTACCACTTCTCTCCAAAGCCGTTGGGTTGTCTCCATGCAATCCCAAGATTCATGAGGAATTGGGCATCGCATACGAGGGTCAGAATAGTCTGCCCGAGGCACAAGTGGAACTGGAACGAGTTGTCCCTATGGCGCCCAAGATATCCGGGCTTCACTTCAAGCTGGCGAACCTATACCGTAAAGAAGGACTGCGTGACCTCGCTAAACAGGAGTTTCAGATCTGTGCCAGACTAAACAGCACGCATTCTTCTACCGAAACTCCCGACCCATTTATCCCAAGCCCTGCGGGGCCTCATTAA
- a CDS encoding phage tail protein has protein sequence MSQPYVGEIRMFGGNFAPAGWMFCEGQLLPISENEVLFNLIGTTYGGDGQSTFALPDLRGRLPIHTGAGFVLAMNGGAESVTLTTNQMPAHTHTVLATTNPNTSSLPGGNFLASGPDIYDLNRPGNATMAAAIGSIGGSQPHDNFQPYLCISFILSLFGVFPSQS, from the coding sequence ATGTCTCAGCCCTATGTAGGTGAGATTCGAATGTTTGGCGGCAATTTCGCGCCAGCCGGGTGGATGTTCTGCGAGGGGCAGTTGCTCCCCATCTCAGAAAACGAGGTCCTTTTCAACCTCATCGGCACTACCTATGGGGGCGATGGCCAAAGCACTTTCGCGCTGCCAGACCTGAGGGGCCGGCTTCCGATCCATACGGGGGCAGGATTCGTTCTGGCCATGAATGGCGGCGCCGAAAGCGTTACTCTGACAACGAATCAAATGCCAGCGCACACCCACACGGTCCTCGCCACTACGAATCCTAATACCTCATCTCTCCCGGGCGGCAACTTCCTTGCTTCGGGACCCGACATCTATGACCTGAACAGACCCGGTAATGCTACGATGGCCGCAGCGATCGGATCGATAGGCGGAAGCCAGCCTCACGACAATTTTCAGCCGTATTTGTGCATCAGCTTCATCCTTTCGCTCTTCGGTGTGTTTCCCAGTCAGTCTTAG
- a CDS encoding LacI family DNA-binding transcriptional regulator has protein sequence MKKKNAHPTLSQVARKAGVGTTTVSRVINGGDRVSPKTLAHVLHVIETLGYMPNQAARTLKGQRTKAIGLVIPSIADPFFSSCAEAAQAVARTHDSLLIVTVTGNDPHTEIENLNVLIRHRVDGLLIVPSNRQSRALRDLLNRAALPVVTIDRPIADSSIVSVVCDNFNGAITATQHLIDHGYKRIACLTGENTLYTIRERIRGYRKAIESAHLPCIFGASVKDYKSAEYAIKSLLDGPNPPEAIFATKNSTTIYAFEVLQRLNVSVPQSIALLGFDDFELASTVRPSISVIQQPVEEIGRRAAEILFEQLAGERETGSSTRSKHALQLKLQTHFIPRSSCGCTPSMA, from the coding sequence ATGAAAAAGAAGAATGCGCATCCAACTCTCAGCCAGGTGGCCCGGAAAGCGGGCGTAGGGACGACCACTGTTTCCCGCGTCATCAATGGCGGAGACCGCGTGAGTCCCAAAACCCTGGCCCATGTTCTCCATGTGATTGAGACGCTCGGCTACATGCCCAATCAAGCGGCACGCACGCTGAAGGGGCAGCGCACCAAAGCGATTGGTCTTGTCATCCCCAGCATTGCGGATCCTTTCTTTTCCAGCTGTGCGGAGGCTGCTCAAGCCGTTGCTCGCACGCACGACTCGCTCCTTATCGTGACCGTAACAGGGAACGATCCGCACACAGAGATAGAAAACCTGAATGTCTTGATTCGCCACCGAGTGGATGGGCTGCTCATTGTGCCCTCGAACAGGCAAAGCCGGGCGCTACGCGACCTGCTCAATCGCGCAGCGTTGCCGGTTGTAACCATCGACCGCCCCATCGCCGATTCTTCTATCGTCTCTGTGGTATGCGACAACTTCAATGGTGCGATAACTGCCACGCAGCATCTGATCGATCACGGTTACAAGCGGATCGCATGTCTTACCGGAGAAAACACCTTGTACACGATCCGCGAACGAATCCGCGGCTATCGCAAGGCGATCGAATCCGCGCACTTACCCTGCATCTTCGGCGCCTCGGTCAAGGACTACAAGTCTGCCGAATATGCGATCAAGAGCCTGCTTGATGGGCCGAACCCGCCGGAAGCAATTTTTGCGACGAAGAACAGCACCACAATCTATGCCTTTGAGGTGCTGCAACGACTGAATGTATCCGTGCCGCAATCCATCGCATTGTTGGGCTTCGACGATTTTGAGCTTGCCTCAACAGTTCGTCCATCGATCAGCGTAATTCAGCAACCGGTCGAGGAGATCGGACGCCGCGCCGCGGAGATTCTCTTCGAACAATTGGCCGGTGAGCGCGAGACCGGATCGTCTACCCGGTCTAAGCATGCCCTGCAACTCAAGCTGCAGACGCACTTCATTCCGCGCAGTTCCTGCGGCTGTACCCCGTCAATGGCATGA
- a CDS encoding glyoxalase: MFGGTSTKQEVVTVTPTPSSTSSQLLQTSVGTVSLFGFKTPVPYPFGAERTGYLVTDLDGAIVSAKSAGADVLVAPFPDPIGRDAVIQWPGGINMQLYWHTTKPSYTAFQTIPENRIYVSPIRVNDFLRSFVAFSHGKIVSDDPHAPGIEIGRPDATFRRVRVESLFGKLTVLVTDGHFPYPYGRQLTGYEVPSLSDTLAKAQSLGVNILVQPYSSSARTAAIVEFPGRYIAEIHEISK, translated from the coding sequence ATGTTTGGAGGCACCAGCACAAAGCAAGAGGTGGTCACCGTCACGCCGACTCCGAGCAGTACAAGCTCCCAGCTTCTGCAGACTTCGGTAGGCACTGTTTCGCTGTTTGGATTCAAGACTCCCGTTCCGTATCCCTTCGGCGCGGAAAGGACTGGCTATCTCGTCACCGATCTCGATGGCGCCATCGTTTCTGCAAAGTCTGCGGGGGCGGATGTCCTCGTGGCGCCGTTTCCTGATCCGATTGGACGCGATGCAGTCATTCAGTGGCCAGGCGGAATCAATATGCAGCTTTACTGGCACACAACTAAACCCTCATACACGGCATTTCAGACAATTCCCGAGAACCGTATCTATGTTTCGCCTATTCGCGTTAACGACTTCCTTCGAAGCTTCGTTGCCTTCTCTCATGGCAAGATCGTTTCGGATGATCCTCATGCGCCCGGAATTGAGATTGGCCGACCGGATGCCACATTCCGCCGCGTCCGCGTCGAATCTCTATTCGGCAAGCTCACCGTCTTGGTTACGGATGGCCACTTCCCTTATCCTTATGGACGTCAACTGACTGGCTACGAGGTTCCGAGCCTTTCCGATACGCTTGCGAAAGCTCAGTCGTTGGGTGTAAACATTCTTGTTCAGCCATATTCCTCGAGTGCGCGGACTGCTGCCATTGTCGAATTCCCGGGCAGATATATTGCTGAGATTCACGAGATAAGTAAGTAG